acttaaaatgggttaaaatggtaaattgtatattatatggatttaaccacaataaaaaaaaaagaaaaaaggagcatATACATGAACAAGTTAAAAACTATTAAATCAAAAAGTTTATATTGTAAAAAGAATTCTCCTTTCATTCCTCCACATTTACCAGTGGTCCCTTTCCCATATTAAAGAGTCTTAAAGGTGCCTCATACACTCTTCAGAAACATTCATACATATAACATTATGGATACTGTGTCTGACTTTCTTTGCCATATTTCCTGATGTGTTTCTTATCAGATTATATAGAACGCctctcattattttaaacaattgaaCGCTGACTCATTTTAAGAATGCATAGACACTAGATATAAATGAACACATACCTATGattttatttgcataaaattCCGAAATAGGCAAAACTAATGTGTGGTGTTAGGATAGTGGTCACCGGCAAGGAGGAAAAGGGCAGTGAGCAAGACGGGTAGGGGGCTTCTGGGGCAGGTCATGCTCTGTGATCGTTATACAGGTGTCTACATTTTCAGAATTCATTGAAATGTATTCTTAtgatttctgcagttttctgtatGATGTTGTGCTTCAATTTTACCAAATTTAATGTCACAATCTAGCGGGAAATTTATATACGGAGGCAAATAACTGAGGCTCAGTTTAGAAGTGAATTCAGGACTCCATATCTTGCACTGTTGCAGCAACTGATCACAGAACGGCCGGCCGGAGGCTGCCCGCGTGCTAATTCCAGCTGCTACTAGTTGGATAAcctggggcaagttactcaaACGTGAGGCTCCTCAGTTCCCATATccgtaaaatgggaataatcatacAACTACCCGATACAGTTACTGCAAGAGTGTAATATACAGATTACTGTAATACAGTAATCTCTGTAGAGTGGGTACAAGTGCTTCGCaagcacatagcaggtgcttgaTTAATTTACAAGGAAAAGGATCTTCCTCAGTGCTGAGTAAAGAAATGCCTTGGGTAAAATATCCAGCGCCAGCCTCCTCGGGGACTGCTCGATCAAGAAGAAGCGTGGCCGGAGGTGCTGGGGCTCCTGAATGCAGTCTCCCTGGACCGGTGAATTCCCAGCCCACCCGACTCGGACCGCGTCCTCTTTAAGAGCGGGCCATGACGTCATTCCCACGCGGTGCAGCCTATCTTGGAAGCGCCCCGGCAGTTCTTCCCGGAGGCTTCAATTGGCTGGCTAGCACCCGGAGGCCCCGCCCCTACCTCCGCAGCTGGCCCCTGGCGCCCGCTGTCAATCCGCCCAGGTGGGAGCGGTGACTGGCCACAGGGCCCGCCCTCCAGAAAGTCCCGCCGGGCTAGCGTAGGCTGCGCACTCGGAGTGGGAGGGGTGCGGCGCCGCGTCGGGAGTTGCAGCGGTCTGGGTCAGGCTGCCCGCTCGCCCGCTGGTGGTCCCTCCTGCAGCCCGCCTGCGGGGCAGGGCCGGCTCGGCCCGGCCATGGAGTCCTACGACATCATCGCCAACCAGCCCGTGGTCATCGACAACGTGAGGCTCGGCAGCCGAGGGTTGGGCGGGCGCCCCGTCCCCAGGGGTACACGCGGCAGCGCCCGCAGGGACCCCCGCCCGTCTTGCTGGTCCTCCGCTCACTGCCTGCCCACCACCCCCGCCGGCCGCCAGCGCGCCCACCTGATCCTGTagccagggccacagggccagcCCCCAGCCGGCGCGGCAGAGCCGCAGCCCGAGCCCTCCCTGAGTTGGGCGGGGAGGTCAGGAGAGGCAGGGGTCCCATTCGAGTGGCGGTCCTTGTTCAGCACCGGGAAAGCTAGAGTGACAGCCAGGCAGCCCCAGCAGATGTTTCTGTGTGTCAGGCCAGGGGACGCACCCCGGACCTTTCTCGGTTGAGTGTCGAGGTCACTGGGCATGTTTCAACCCCAGCCCCTTGACTTCTCCTTTGGCTCTGGCTGCCCCACCGAGCGGAGGAGGGTCGGCATTTGTCCTCTTGCACACTGCTAGCCCCATCTTTTGGAGAGAGTTGGCCTGATGACCTCTAGAACAGCTCTTCCCAATGGGCTGCATCCCAAGCAGGATCTCAAGTGGGCAGCCCCTACTGCGCCCTTTTTCTGGGACTGGGGAAAATGCACGCTAAGTTCTGCCAGCCACACAGCCGCTACTACCTGGCTGGCCACTTGGCTGCTTTGACCCTCTCCTGAAGTGCTCCCTAAGCCAAGCAGAAGTTCCACAGCTGGCATGGCAGTGGAGAGAATTCAAGACTACTCTTCCCAGGACCCATAAGCAGTTTGGGGCAATTGTTTGGAAATCTCGGAGGAAAGTTGCCTGGCCCCATTGTGCTCTTGTCCTTCAGCACTGGGGCGCAGCATACCTTCTGGTTCACgggagaaaaatgaaaggcaGGGATCTATGGATCTGCCCCTAGCTGGGTGCCTGCCTCTGGTGTATGAGCCTTGGAGTTTTTGATAATGACTCACTTCTTATCTGGGATCTGTCTCCTTTTCACGTGACCCCCATGCAATTCCTCAACGGCTGTCTTTTCTGGAGTACCCATGTTAGTGCCCCGAGTCCCGGCAGAGGACATTTAATAAGAAGGCTAGAACTGGGCTTAGGGATGCACCCTCCATCAGGCCACTTCCTTTCTTGGCGGGCAAATGATTCACTGAGGCTAATTGGCAGGTTTCTGAGTTTAGAGGGCCACCTGCTGGGTCCCTCTGTGCTTCCAGGCACTCCTCTGTAACTTGGGgatgtttatttctgctctgcaGACCCAGAGGGTTGTGATGGCCATCTGTGGGAAGCAGGATTGAGATGCTGATTCCTGCAGTGGGTGGGAGGTTGCGAGATGCCTGATTCCCTTTTACGATTTTGAGTCCAGCTTCCATGCTGGAGCAGTGGCAGGACCAAGTTCTCCTGTAGTCTCCTGAGAGGCCACTTGAGGAGAGGTGCCAGTTGTCCCCATGCCCCCAGTGATCTCTGGTTGGTTCTGTATGTAGTCAGTGGCTGCtgaggggaggggctcaggggCTGTTGGAGAAAAACTATGCTTAGGGGTTGCTTTTGGCTGAATTTGGGGCATAGCTTGTACTGCTGTGAATTCTTCCTGCCTGGAGCTAACCCTAGAGTGCGCAGAGGAGGATGTACCTCATGGTTCTATCATCTCCACACCAGTGACATTCTGGCTTCGATAATTCTTGCTTATGAGAggttgtcctgtgcattgtaggctgtttagcagcatccctggcccctaCCCACCACATGCCAGTaacagctcccccaccccagttgTTGTCAAATTTGGAGGAGGGGATGCAAAATCACCCCCAGTTTTGAACCCTTGTGTCCTTGTAAATGGCTTTGCCCTCTTGGCCAGGATCTCAGGCTTCCTCCCTGGGCTGCCCTAGTCATACAGCCAGTTCTCTCCACGGCAAGGCACTGCCTTCATCTAGATGTAACTGCCCAGAGCTAagcattgtttttctttacagGGCTCGGGGGTGATCAAGGCTGGCTTTGCAGGAGACCAGATTCCCAAATACTGTTTCCCAAACTAGTAAGTGTTGCTCGGGCAGCATCCCTAACCCTTTGGTTTGCCTTGGGGGAGAACACTGGTCCTGTGTCACAGCTCTTTGAGGCCAACTCTTGCCCCCACCTGTAGGGGAAAACACCAGATTTGTGAAGCTGGTGCTGTTAAGGGCTCTGGAAAGAGAAGACAAGTgctcttcccctcctctctggagtcTGATTTTGGTCCCTCCTCGagccaggaggaaggagaaaccACCAGGATTCCCCAGGGACAGGGCGTGTTAGCAGCAGCAAGGATAAAAGAGGCTGCTTCAGAAGAGAGACCTCAACTCAGAGGAGGAAGAGTGGGGAGTTAATGCGCAGACACCCTTTCCCTCCTGGGAAGTGGTTTCTCCAGGGCTTCTTTATTTTCAGACTCTGGGAAATCCTTTGTTCAGGCGTGGGGAGGCTTTGCCTGATGGTGACAGTGGtggcagaggaaagagggaggtgaGAGCCTGGAAGAAGCCTGGAGGGCTCCCTCGGCCACTGCAGCCTGGCAGGGAGTTTTCCCTCGGCAGACGCTTTACAGTTTACTGGCCGTAGCTGGGGCAGGGAAGTCCCAAGGCCCCGAAGCGGCTGGCTGTATCAAGAAGACCGAGCCAGCCTGGAGCACGCAGCAGGGCTTCAGCTTTCCTTTCTAACTCACACTGAGTGTAATTAGAGCTTCCTCTTATGTGCCGGGAACTTGGGTCAGGTTTTGGAATGGTAGCTCGTCCGGTCTGCCAAGAACCGCATTTCTGTTCCGGAAgccctggcagggggaaggggTAGGATTGACTGAGTGAGAGAAGGGTGTGGGCAGGACCCACGACCCGGTATCCTGGGGCCATTCCTCCTTGATTTGCACACGCTGGCggcagccctgccctcctggaatcAAGAGTGTGGGCTGAGTCATCGTGGCTGCAGAAGCTGACCCTCTGCCAGGGCTGGGCTGTGAACGACTGACATGCCAGAGCTCTCCGCCCTCTCTGGGAGGGCTGGTGAGATGTGGAGGGGACAGCTTTTCTTCTGACCCTGTCTTCTGTCCTGCCAAGGTCTGCTCTATATTCAGTGTCCCATAGGCCTAGGTTTTGACCTTTTCCCTGTGACCACATCCCGATGCTCTGGTGTATGTTACCCTCTTGACCATTGGAGTTAGACTCAGAATTTCCTGGACTTGGCTCCGCTGGGTCCCCTGTCCACCTCCCTGACTTTACCTCTCCTCGCAGTGTCGGGCGCCCCAAGCACATGCGGGTGATGGCTGGAGCCCTGGAAGGGGATCTCTTCATCGGACCAAAAGCAGAGGTGATACCTGTGGAGCCTGTCTCTGCCTGGGTTTGGGGGTCCTCATTGTCCCAGGGGACTTGACTGGTGGTCAGAGTTGTACCTCCAGGGAGGGCCTGGGAATCTGTTCTCTGGGGCCATCTGCTGGCTGCCCTCCAGCTCTGAAGTACTACACTCTGGTCCCTTTGCTCTGTGAGATGAGACCGTGGTTCCTGCATAGGGCAACACAGACCACTTCATGCCCCATCTTTTAGAAGCTGCTTGGAAACTAGAGAGGAAAGAACTGATTAGAAAGTAACTTTAAAGTCTGAATCACTTGGACTTGACAACCAATCCGAATAAGAGGGCCACCTCTTGTGCTCCAGCTGGGGGGACACCTAGGAGCTGCCCGGCCGGATgaagccctggggaggaggagcaaatgggggcaggggtggcaggGAATAACAAGCAAGTGTAGTTTAAGCACCGGGGAACACAGAGCGGGGTACTGGGGACTCGGGGTATAGAGAATAGGGCTCTCAGGAGATGGGGTCAGTAGGAGCCTCAGCTGTGGGTGAGGGAGGCCAAGTGGTGCCGGGCAGGAAGGGGCTCATTGTCGAGAGAAGAAGAGGGGCAGGTCCATGTGGGAGACATGAGCACGGGCTAAaagctgggaggagaggtggCTCACAGCATCTGGCTGTGCCCAGGAGGAGCGGTGGCACCAAGTGACCGCAGGAGGGGACCGTGTAAGATTGCCTACACAGAGGCTCCTGGCGGTGACAGGAGCAGTAACTGAAGCGGTGGGGAGGTACGGAGGAGCCCAGGAAGCAGGccgagggatggggagggagcacATTGCCGCCCTCTCTGGTTCCGGCCAGTTGAAGGAGGCTGGGCTCTGAGAGCCTGGGAAGCTGGTGGACAGATGAACCTGTGCTGGTCTCAGGACCTGCCACAAGGCTAGCAGAGGACGGGGCAGCTCCCAGGAGGGCAGAAAGCAGTTGCCAGATGAGTGTCTGGTGCCACAgctggcctcctccctccccaggagcaCCGGGGGCTGCTGGCCATCCGCTATCCCATGGAGCACGGTGTGGTGCGGGACTGGAACGACATGGAGCGCATCTGGCAGTACGTCTACTCCAAGGACCAGCTGCAGACCTTCTCCGAGGAGGTGTGGCCGCCGGGCCCTCCCGCCAGGCGCCCGGGTCTCCGGCGGTGCCCGCTCCCTGCTCCGCTGCCTCTTTGGTCCAGCCTCCACGTTTCCTCTGGCTTTCGTTAGGGCCTGCTGTACAGTCGGTGGCTGCCAAGCAGAATTTCCCGGGGAGAGCTGGATCTTTGGAAGAGTAACCGCTGGCCATGATGAGCTAGTGCCCTCGGGAGGGATGGCAGGCTGCGGCTTCACGTGCTCATAGGGTGCGGGGTGGCTCTGGAAAGATCCTTGTAGGGCCAGTGCGTCTTTGCATCCTCCCATGACTCTCCTGTCTCTCGCAGCATCCTGTTCTTCTAACGGAAGCTCCACTCAACCCGAGTAAAAACCGGGAGAAGGCGGCAGAGGTGTTCTTTGAGACCTTCAACGTGCCAGCCCTGTTTATCTCCATGCAGGCAGTGCTCAGCCTGTGAGTGCTCCCTGACCCTGGGCCCTGTGCCTCCACCCTCCCCGTCGCTGTCCTTCCGCTTGGGATGCCCAAGCGTCTAACTTCCCTGAAGAAACTGCCCCAATGACTGTCCCTTTAGGGAGTTCCTCGTGTCCCTTTTTCAGACCAGATAATGCATGTGTCCCAGGGTCCCTTCCAGGGGTGAGGATGTCCCACTGCCTCAGTGGCTGAGGTGAAGGGATGCTGACCTGGTGACAGGTACGCAACAGGACGCACGACAGGAGTGGTTTTAGACTCGGGGGACGGGGTCACCCATGCTGTCCCCATCTACGAGGGCTTTGCCATGCCACACTCCATCATGCGGGTGGACATTGCCGGCCGCGACATCTCCCGCTATCTCCGTCTGCTGCTGCGCAAGGAAGGGGTGGACTTCCACACCTCGGCCGAGTTTGAGGTTGTTCGGACCATCAAAGAGGTGACgaagggtgggaggtggggaacgAGGCTGGGTGGTCGGCCCAGGCGTGAGGTTGAGGCCCAGGTGCGGGTGTCCCGGTTGCAGCCTTCTGAGGGTTGTGTCCCTGCCCACCGCAGCGGGCCTGCTACCTGTCCATCAACCCGCAGAAGGACGAGGCTCTGGAGACAGAGAAGGTGCAGTACACCTTGCCCGACGGCAGCACACTTGACGTAAGTTGCTGGGCCGGCCGTGGGTGGTGATGCTGGGACCCAGAGCGAGAAGAGGCCTGTCTGCCTCAATCTTGTGATCCCAAGGTGGGGCCGGCGCGATTCCGGGCCCCCGAGCTGCTGTTCCAGCCAGACCTGATAGGAGACGAGAGCGAGGGGCTCCATGAGGTGCTGGCCTTCGCCATCCACAAGTCCGACATGGACCTCCGCCGGACGCTGTTCGCCAACATCGTGCTTTCGGGTGGCTCCACGCTTTTCAAAGGTACCATAGTTGGGAGGTGGTGGTAAGATGTGGAGGCCAAGGGCAGCTGGACCCTCAGACTGTAGCCCGCTTCCTGGACCCTGGGACCTGGCtcattttctgttggtttttttggtgatgagtgagcttattttttttttttaagagaaagatttagaattaaattttatttcctttgtaagtAGGTGATAAGTTTAATGAGGTCCAAATGTATTAGATGAAGTCTGCCTTCTCCCACTGTTCAGGTCACCCAGTTCCCTCCCTACAGATGTTAGTTTTGCAAGTAACACCTGTGCACAGATAAGTACCTCCTGTTTACACAGATCACAGCACACTCTCAAGATCCACACCATGTGTTTTTGACTTTGCACCACATCCAGATCTTCCCTGTAGTGTGAGTTCTCTCACCCGGCCGTGTGGTCTGGAACATGGCCTGGGCGTACTGTTTAACCGTTAGCCTGCGGGTGGCCTGGGAGGTGGTCACGATTGTTTCTAATCACAGAGATGCTCCGGTGGGTAACCTCATGCCCTGTCATTTCACATAATGAGAATATACCTAAAAGATAAatcctaggagtagaattgctgagttgGAGGGTGGGTATGTGCCTTTGTTCCCTGGTAGGTATCACCAGAGTTTCCCTTCTGAGAGGTTGTGCCCCCTCCGCCCCCACCAGTTATGGACGAGAGCCCCCCAACACCGTCCCAACACTGTGTGTGCTGTTTGCCCTTCTGCTGGGTAGAAACAGCGGACATGTTCTCCTGACTTGTCACTTGCCTTTGACTTTGTTTCTGGTGGTTTTGGCTCCGGAGTGTCAGGCGAGGAAGAGCGTAGGGTCAGCCAGAGCTGACTTGGGGGCACATCTCTGGCTGCCTCCCTAAGGAAGGGAGCTGGGCCCACCAGGCACGGTGCTTTTCTGCCTCTGGGGAGCTCGCCCCCACCCTCAATTCCAGCAAGAACGCCTAAAAcaggggtggcagcagctggaGGTGGGGCACCAGAAGTTGGATGCAGGGGAGCTAGTGGTGAGGGATCGGATGTGGATCCTGCGTTCAGCCAGCCTTGTGTTCATAGGTTTTGGTGACCgattactaagtgaagtaaagaaGCTTGCCCCAAAGGACGTCAAAATCAAGGTGAGGTTAGGGGAAATCCCCGTGGGGCACGGGGTGCTGGGCAACCTTGACCCAGGGAGGAAAGGGTCAGAGCCACCTTCACACCCTTTCGTGTCCATGCCCAGCCCAGCCTTGCTGCTCCCACTGCTCCCAGCCGATGCACTTGCTGCCTGGCCTCGGGCTCTGGGGAAAGGCCCCTAAAGGCGGGGATTGGGCTGCTGGGTGGGCCTCGGGCTCTGGGGAAAGGCCCCCCAAGGCGGGGACgggggctgctgggtggggacagggcagTTACGTTGCCATGTGCTCTCTCTAGATCTCGGCCCCTCAGGAACGGCTGTACTCCACGTGGATCGGGTGAGGCGGGGCTCACGGGGAGGGCTCTGGGAGGAGACCGTTGTGCCCTGGACACTTCTCCCAGGGTTGGCCCATGCCAGGTGGAGGTGGGTGGATTTCCCTCCCAGGTAAGGGAAGTGGAGCTCTGAGCACCAGGGAAGGCAGCTGGCTCAGCCCTCAGGTCCGCAAGAGTACCCTCCCTCGGTCCTCACAGTGGCTCCATCCTGGCCTCGCTGGACACGTTTAAGAAGATGTGGGTGTCCAAAAAGGAATATGAAGAGGACGGCTCCCGTGCTATTCATCGGAAAACCTTTTAGCGCCCAAGGAAGAGGGTGTAGCACATTGGGAGAATGGGAGGAAAGGGGAGCCAGAGGCCTTAACCCTTTTTGGTCCAGGTCCACATACTAGGCCTAGGGCCCCCTGCATGCCCTGAACCCCGGGCAGGTGGTGCAACAGTGCTTCCTCACAgtcctcccccaacacacacacacgcacgtgcacacacacggtAACGTAGCTGCATGGGTGAGAGGCTTGAGTTGGAAGATGTGACTTGAGGACCCCAGCTTTGACTGTTCTCGGTATCCCCCTTGGCAGAGCCAGTTAGGCCGATGGCTCCTTGCCCTGAGCCTTGGGGCTGCTTCCCCAAGCTAAGGCCAGACACCCCCGTTTCCTCTGACAGGCTTCCTCCCGGGGCCAGAGCGCCTAGTTGCCTGTGTAACTCGCCCTGGCGtggagtggaggagggggtggccaGCAGCTCCCCGCTGGTGTGTCACTGCTTCTCACGCCACCTCCTCTCCCTGACCCGACAGGGTAGCCCGGAGGGCCACCCCTCCGCATCCCTGACCCTTTCACACTGTCCTCCCACCTTCC
The sequence above is a segment of the Camelus dromedarius isolate mCamDro1 chromosome 33, mCamDro1.pat, whole genome shotgun sequence genome. Coding sequences within it:
- the ACTR1B gene encoding beta-centractin isoform X2, which translates into the protein MESYDIIANQPVVIDNGSGVIKAGFAGDQIPKYCFPNYVGRPKHMRVMAGALEGDLFIGPKAEEHRGLLAIRYPMEHGVVRDWNDMERIWQYVYSKDQLQTFSEEHPVLLTEAPLNPSKNREKAAEVFFETFNVPALFISMQAVLSLYATGRTTGVVLDSGDGVTHAVPIYEGFAMPHSIMRVDIAGRDISRYLRLLLRKEGVDFHTSAEFERACYLSINPQKDEALETEKVQYTLPDGSTLDVGPARFRAPELLFQPDLIGDESEGLHEVLAFAIHKSDMDLRRTLFANIVLSGGSTLFKGFGDRLLSEVKKLAPKDVKIKISAPQERLYSTWIGGSILASLDTFKKMWVSKKEYEEDGSRAIHRKTF
- the ACTR1B gene encoding beta-centractin isoform X1, producing MESYDIIANQPVVIDNGSGVIKAGFAGDQIPKYCFPNYVGRPKHMRVMAGALEGDLFIGPKAEEHRGLLAIRYPMEHGVVRDWNDMERIWQYVYSKDQLQTFSEEHPVLLTEAPLNPSKNREKAAEVFFETFNVPALFISMQAVLSLYATGRTTGVVLDSGDGVTHAVPIYEGFAMPHSIMRVDIAGRDISRYLRLLLRKEGVDFHTSAEFEVVRTIKERACYLSINPQKDEALETEKVQYTLPDGSTLDVGPARFRAPELLFQPDLIGDESEGLHEVLAFAIHKSDMDLRRTLFANIVLSGGSTLFKGFGDRLLSEVKKLAPKDVKIKISAPQERLYSTWIGGSILASLDTFKKMWVSKKEYEEDGSRAIHRKTF